ATTCGCCTTTACCATTATTTTCATGGAAAGACGTTCTGCCAATTCTATCTGGGCTTGGTTACTAGTCTTAGTTTTCTTGCCTTTATTCGGCTTCATTTTATACTTACTATTAGGACGACAAATTCAACGTGACCAAATTTTCAAAATTGATAAGGAAGATAAAAAAGGATTAGAGTTAATCGTTGATGAGCAATTAGCTGCTTTAAAAAATGAAAACTTTTCAAATTCCAATTATCAAATTGTAAAATTTAAAGAAATGATTCAAATGTTGTTATATAATAACGCAGCATTTTTAACAACAGACAACGATTTAAAAATATACACAGACGGCCAAGAAAAATTTGATGACCTAATACAAGACATCCGTAATGCTACTGATTATATTCATTTTCAGTACTATATTATTCAAAATGATGAATTAGGTCGTACCATTTTAAATGAACTTGGTAAAAAAGCGGAACAAGGTGTAGAAGTTAAAATTCTTTATGATGACATGGGTTCTCGTGGACTGCGTAAAAAAGGCTTACGCCCGTTTCGCAATAAAGGTGGACATGCTGAAGCATTTTTCCCATCAAAATTACCTTTAATTAACTTGCGTATGAACAATCGAAACCATCGAAAAATTGTTGTAATAGATGGGCAAATTGGATATGTTGGTGGTTTTAATGTTGGTGATGAGTACTTAGGTAAATCAAAAAAATTCGGCTATTGGCGAGATACGCATTTACGAATTGTCGGGGATGCAGTGAATGCATTGCAATTACGATTTATTCTAGATTGGAATTCACAAGCCACACGTGACCACATCTCCTATGATGATCGTTATTTCCCAGATGTAAATTCTGGTGGAACAATTGGCGTTCAAATAGCTTCTAGTGGTCCTGACGAAGAATGGGAACAGATTAAATACGGCTATTTGAAAATGATTTCATCTGCTAAAAAATCGATTTATATTCAATCTCCCTATTTCATACCTGATCAAGCCTTTTTAGATTCTATTAAAATTGCGGCATTAGGTGGTGTTGATGTCAATATCATGATTCCTAATAAACCTGACCATCCGTTTGTTTTTTGGGCTACTTTAAAAAATGCAGCATCCTTATTAGATGCCGGTGTTAAAGTATTTCACTACGACAATGGCTTTTTACACTCAAAAACACTTGTTATAGATGATGAAATTGCAAGTGTGGGAACAGCTAATATGGACCATCGCAGTTTCACATTGAATTTCGAAGTCAACGCTTTTATTTATGACCAACAAATTGCCAAAAAATTAAAACAAGCTTTTATAGATGATTTAGCAGTATCTTCTGAATTAACAAAAGCACGTTATGCTAAGCGAAGTCTTTGGATTAAATTTAAAGAAGGTATTTCACAATTATTGTCACCTATCTTATAAAATAGAAATATGAGGAGTGTAACTTTAATGCAACAATCAGACGTCATTAGTGCTGCCAAAAAATATATGGAATCTATTCATCAAAATGATTATACAGGCCATGATATTGCGCATGTATATCGTGTCACTGCTTTAGCTAAATCAATCGCTGAAAATGAAGGTGTTAATGATACTTTAGTCATTGAACTCGCATGTTTGCTTCATGATACCGTTGACGAAAAAGTTGTAGATGCTAACAAACAATATGTTGAATTGAAGTCATTTTTATCTTCTTTATCACTATCAACCGAAGATCAAGAGCACATTTTATTTATTATTAATAATATGAGCTATCGCAATGGCAAAAATGATCATGTCACTTTATCTTTAGAAGGTCAAATTGTCAGGGATGCAGATCGTCTTGATGCTATAGGCGCTATAGGTGTTGCACGAACATTTCAATTTGCAGGACACTTTGGTGAACCTATGTGGACAGAACATATGTCACTAGATAAGATTAATGATGATTTAGTTGAACAGTTGCCACCATCTGCAATTAAACATTTCTTTGAAAAATTACTTAAGTTAGAATCTTTAATGCATACAGATACGGCGAAGATGATTGCTAAAGAACGTCACGACTTTATGATGATGTACTTGAAACAGTTTTTTACGGAATGGAATTGTCACGACTAGACATTGAAGTTGTAGTATGATGATGCGATGTAATGGCGTGTTGTTGTGGAAGCTTGGTGTCATGCCATGTTACTTTGATGTGTTGTTGTGGGAGCTTGGTGACATGTCATGCTACTTTGATGTGCTGGTACCACGATGCGTCTTGATGTAGTGCTATGATGTGGCATTGCGGTGTTATGGTGTTATAGACAGGTTTGGCGTTGATGCCATGTTACTTTGATGTGCTGGTACCACGATGCGACTTGATGTAGTGCTATGATGTGGCATTGCGGTGTTATGGTGTTATAGACCGGTTTGATGTTGATGCCATGTTACTTTGATGTGCTGGTGCTACGATGCGACTTGATGTAGTGCTATGATGTGGCGTTGCGCTGTTATGGTGTTATAGCCAGGTTTGGTGTTGATGTCATGCCGTTACGATTCTATGATATGTTGTTGGGACGTTGCAATGTGTATTATGCCGTTGTGACGTTATTATTTCACACTGTTACATGTATAAGTGAATTGCTGTGGAAATTTGCGACATATACTGCTACACTGATGAATCATTGTGTCAAGATGACATTGCGATGAAGAATGACAACTCTGTTATTAACCACTTTTTACATACTGAAAACTCGTTAATATTATTTCAAATAAAAACAGCAGTAGGATGACTTTCACATTTGAAATCATCTTACTGCTGTTTCTATTTATCACATATTGTATAATGTGACACTAAGTTTCGCTATTGAAGCGAAAAATAATGTGCGCCCTATAAAGTTAAAATTATCTTCAACTTTTAGGGTGCACATTATTTGGACTTGCTAAGGTTATTTCTTTTTCTTTTTAGACACAACTTGTGTGTTTTTGCCTTTTTTATTGCTGCCGCCGTTGTGCTCTCTTTCATACGCTTCAATGAAAGGTTGTACTTCTTTTTTAGCGACTTTTTCATAATAAATGTTCGCAAAGTGTGTTTGAACTACAAGGAACGCCGCACTGACTGACCAGTACAAACCAAGTGCTGATGCTGAGCTTAATGAAATCCAGATAATCATAATTGGTGAAATGACCATCATCATGTAACCCATTTGACGTTGTTCGTCTGGCATCGTTTTACTTGATACATATGCTTGGATAAAGTATAAAACACCGGCAATAATTGTAATCCAAATATCAGGACGTCCTAAATCGAACCATAAGAAGTGTGGATATTTAAACAAACCATCTACAAGTTGGTCTTTAAGTACAAAGTATAATCCCATGATGATTGGTAATTGGATTAGCATTGGTAAACAACCCAACATACTCTTAATCGGGTTCATGTCATACTTTTTATATACTTGCATTAATTCTTGGTTTGCAGCCATTTTTTCTTCTTGTGTACGCGCACGTTTCACTTTTTCTTGAATTTTTTCAACTTCTGGCTTTGCAACTTTCATTTTTTGACGCATCATATGACTATTTTTATAGTTTGACAACATGAATGGTAATAAAATAATACGAATTACCAATACAAGGATAATAATAGCTAAACCATAATTGTCGTTTAATAAGTTATTTCCCAACCAATCCAATACATTTTTCATTGGATCTACGAATGTATTGTAGAAAAACCCACTACGTTTTTCAGGTTTAGAATAGTCACAACCAGCCAAAAAGACCATAATACCTAAAAATAATGGTAGTAACGCTTTTTTCTTCATTTTTCCACCTCTATCATTATATTCACATAGGATTTATTCTATCACATTAATGAGTACGTATGAAACAATAAGTGGAAAAATTTAACTAATTATTAAAAAAATCTTTGAATCGATTAACAGTCTTTTCAATATTTTCACTTTTAGAAATGGCTGAAATGACTGAAATTCCATTGGCACCTGCTTCTACAATCGGCGCCACATTATTAGTATTGATACCGCCAATAGCTACAATCGGTAGTTGCGGATTCATTTCTTTAAACGTTGCAATCATTTCTGGACCTACTGGTATATGCGCGTCATGCTTCGACGGCGTAGGATAGATTGGTCCAACACCTATATAATCAACATGAGTTAAATCAGATTTTGCATACTCATCTAAATCACTAATACTAAGTCCAATAATTTTATCAGTGAAATATTGTGCTATCTCTTTGACTTTCGCATCATCTTGACCGACATGTATACCATCCGCGTTAATTTCTTTTGCCAAGGATACATCATCATTAACGATAAAAGGCACATCATATTGATGACAGAGATGCTGTAATTCTTTAGCTAATACAAGTTTATCGTTTCCTTTTAAAGCTGATTCACCCTTTTCTCGAAATTGGAAAAGTGTAATCCCTGCCTTTAATGCTGCTTCTAATACTTCATGAATAGTTCGATGACTCGGAACATCGGAGGTCCCACAAATAAAATACACATTTAGATACGATTGGTTAAACATATTATTCCACCTCTTGAATACGAATCCGTTGTTGATAGGTTGTTTCATTTAAATGATATAACGTATCAAGCAACAATGGTGAAAACGTACCAGGACCACCACAATTTTCATTTTCAGCAGCTACCTCAGCAGCAATATTAAATACGCTTACCGCTTCAATTAACGCTTCTATGTCTGGTTCTGTTTCTCTAAATAAAAATCCAGCAATAACGCCTCCTAATAAACAACCAGCTCCAGTTACTCGTGCTAATAATGGAGATCCATTAGCTAATACGAAGGCTTTATTATCTTGAACAATAACGTCCTCTTTACCTGTGATTACTATTGCAGTTTTATATGTTGCGTAAGCCTTTTTCGCTATTGCAACCGCATCAAGATTAGCATCACTATCTGTACCTTTCATAGTTGCTGTATCATCAATCAACGCTAATATTTCAGATGCATTGCCTTTAATTACTGATACTTTCGCTGATTTCAATAATAATTTACAAAATTGCTTTCGATATGTAGAAGCACCAACAGCTACAGGGTCAAATACAATAGGTAAGCCTGCCTCATTTGCCGTTTGAGCAATCGCAATAATATCTTGTTCATTTTCTGCTGTTAAAGTACCGATATTGATTAATAGCGCTTGTGCAACTTTGTAAAATTCTTCAGCTTCTTCGGGAGCTTCACTCATTGCAGGGCTAGCACCAATACTTAATAAACCATTCGCTGTAAAATTTTTAACTACATCGTTTGTATAACAAATTGTTAATGGGTTTTCAATACGTATTTTATTTAGATAATTCATCGTCTAATCCCTCTTTCTTTAAATATGCAAAATGATTCACTGGACCTCTACCACGGCCGATTTCAGGCGTATATTGTATACTCATTGAAATAAACTTTTTAGCCTTGTGTACAGCCTCAAATAATGGTCTACCTTTTGCAAGTTCTGCCGTTATAACTGCTGAAAATGTACACCCTGTTCCATGCGTATGTTTTGTTTTAAATCGTTCATTTTCAAATGTTTGAACACCTTCGTTAGTAAATAAATAATCTTTTGCTATATCAGTATCATTTGAATGACCGCCTTTAATGATGACACCTTTACTACCAATCTCATTAATAAAGATGCGGCCAGCCTGCATAATTTTTTCTTCACTATCAATGGTTAGTCCCGTTATTTCTTCAGCTTCTGGTAAATTCGGTGTTACTACGTCAGCTAATGGCAATAACGTATGCTGCAAGTTTTGCTTTGTGTCATTATCCATTAATGAATCACCGCTTTTCGCCAACATAACAGGATCAATTACATATGGAATAGATTCATGTTGCATTAAATAATGACGAATCGTTTCCATAGTATCTGCTGTAGCAATCATCCCCGTTTTAATAGCATGAGGTAAGGTATCATTGAAGACACTATCAAGTTGTTCATCTACCCATTGATGATTTAAATTATGAATATGTTGTACGCCCAATGTATTTTGAGCAACAATACTTGTAACGACGCCCATACCATATACACCACATGAATGAAATGATTTTAAATCAGCCATTACGCCGGCACCACCTGTTGGATCAGTACCTGCAATGGTTAATGCTATTTTAGGTTTAATCATTTACTTTTCCTCCAAATTCCCATTGTTCTAGTGTCATAGCCATATTGAAAAATCGACGCTCATGTATGCAACTTTCTAAAAATACTTGCTTTACTTGTTCCAATTCCTTGTCAGACATTGATTCGGCTAATTTATTCATTAATGCCTCAAATACGTTAATTATGTCATCCATTTCAGTACTATAAAAATCAAACCATTTTGCCGTATCTTTTTCTCTATTAAGCTTATGATCACTTTGAGAGCGCTTAGCTAATTCTGCATAAATATATGGACAAGGTGCCATTGCAGCAATTGTATAAATAGCATTTTCACGACTATGCGCTTGGAAATACATATGTTTTATGTAATGGTCGCCACTTGGAGGCCAAACTTTTGTTTTAATGATTTCTTCGTATGATTCACCAACAATTTGCGCTAAAATATCATGCGCAAGTACTTCACCTTCAACCATAAATTCTATTTGCTCTACTAAAAATTTTACGTCATTCATGCTATTCATTTTTGGAATTAACAAAGCATATAAGTTTGTAAATTCTTTTAAATACGCAGCATCAGCTTTTAAGTAATGGCGTAATGCGTCAGCTCCTATATCTCCGGATAACATCTTCTGAATAAAGTCATCCTCATAAATATCATTAATGATTGGCTTTGCAGCTTGGTACAATTTTTGTGAAAATTCCATTGTAAAAAATCCTCCCTAAATAAAAAAACTACTTCCAACATGAAAGTAGTTTGATGGCAATGTTGCTATACTAGCCCCATCACTTCAATAACTACTTTCCTACGTTGGTACTAACCAAATCAGGTCATAAGGGTCTGAACAATTCATCTCAGCCATATCATTAGGCTCCCCTAGTAGTTCCTTAGTATTCAATTGCAAATTAATCTTAGCAAACGGTTTCAACATTTTCAATTATTGTTGCTCAGTTGAGGCTGGGACATAAATCCCTAAAAAGCAGCAGTAAGATAATTTTCAATTAGAAAATATCTTACTGCTGTTCTCTATTTATACAATACTTCGTATTGAATGGCTTCGCTTTGCCCGTCTGGCACATTACTGTAAAATTCTATAAATAGAATTTTTGATGACGGATCCCTTCCTAGGGTGCCGTCTCAGCCTTGGTCTTCGACTGGCACTGCTCCCTCAGGAGTCTCGCCATTAATACTACGTATTAACATGTAATTTTACTTTGAAATACTTTAAAAAAATAAGACACTTTCGTATAATTTAATAAATACCACTAAACTAAATTAACGAGGTGCCTTATGTATAAAAATTATAACATGACCCAACTTACACTACCAATAGAAACTTCTGTTAGAATTCCTCAAAATGATATTTCACGATATGTTAATGAAATTGTTGAAACGATACCTGATAGCGAATTCGATGAATTCAGACATCATCGTGGCGCAACATCCTATCATCCAAAAATGATGTTAAAAATTATCTTATATGCATACACTCAATCTGTATTTTCTGGTCGTAGAATAGAGAAATTACTTCATGACAGTATTCGAATGATGTGGTTAGCTCAAAATCAAACACCTTCTTATAAAACTATTAATCGTTTTAGAGTAAATCCTAATACTGATGCATTAATTGAATCTTTATTTATTCAGTTTCATAGTCAATGTTTAAAGCAAAATCTTATTGATGATAATTCAATTTTTATTGATGGTACAAAAGTAGAAGCTAATGCCAATAGGTATACATTTGTGTGGAAGAAAAGTATTCAAAATCACGAATCGAAATTGAACGAAAATTCAAAAGCATTATATCGTGACTTAGTTGAAGAAAAAATAATACCAGAGATAAAAGAAGATGGAGATAGCGATTTAACAATAGAAGAAATAGATTTAATTGGTAGTCATTTAGATAAAGAAATCGAAGATTTAAATCATTCTATTCAGAATGAAGATTGTACTCAAATTAGAAAACAGACCCGTAAAAAAAGAACTGAGATTAAGAAGTTCAAAAAGAAATTTGATGATTATTCCGAAAGAAAAAGTAAATATGAAGAACAAAAATCGATTCTTAAAGATAGAAATAGCTTTTCTAAAACTGATCATGATGCAACTTTTATGAGAATGAAGGAAGACCATATGAAAAATGGCCAACTTAAGCCAGGATACAATTTACAAATAGCGACAAATTCTCAATTTGTTTTATCCTATGACCTATTTCAAAACCCGACA
The genomic region above belongs to Staphylococcus aureus and contains:
- the cls gene encoding cardiolipin synthase → MIELLSIALKHSNIILNSIFIGAFILNLLFAFTIIFMERRSANSIWAWLLVLVFLPLFGFILYLLLGRQIQRDQIFKIDKEDKKGLELIVDEQLAALKNENFSNSNYQIVKFKEMIQMLLYNNAAFLTTDNDLKIYTDGQEKFDDLIQDIRNATDYIHFQYYIIQNDELGRTILNELGKKAEQGVEVKILYDDMGSRGLRKKGLRPFRNKGGHAEAFFPSKLPLINLRMNNRNHRKIVVIDGQIGYVGGFNVGDEYLGKSKKFGYWRDTHLRIVGDAVNALQLRFILDWNSQATRDHISYDDRYFPDVNSGGTIGVQIASSGPDEEWEQIKYGYLKMISSAKKSIYIQSPYFIPDQAFLDSIKIAALGGVDVNIMIPNKPDHPFVFWATLKNAASLLDAGVKVFHYDNGFLHSKTLVIDDEIASVGTANMDHRSFTLNFEVNAFIYDQQIAKKLKQAFIDDLAVSSELTKARYAKRSLWIKFKEGISQLLSPIL
- a CDS encoding HD domain-containing protein; amino-acid sequence: MQQSDVISAAKKYMESIHQNDYTGHDIAHVYRVTALAKSIAENEGVNDTLVIELACLLHDTVDEKVVDANKQYVELKSFLSSLSLSTEDQEHILFIINNMSYRNGKNDHVTLSLEGQIVRDADRLDAIGAIGVARTFQFAGHFGEPMWTEHMSLDKINDDLVEQLPPSAIKHFFEKLLKLESLMHTDTAKMIAKERHDFMMMYLKQFFTEWNCHD
- the yidC gene encoding membrane protein insertase YidC; translated protein: MKKKALLPLFLGIMVFLAGCDYSKPEKRSGFFYNTFVDPMKNVLDWLGNNLLNDNYGLAIIILVLVIRIILLPFMLSNYKNSHMMRQKMKVAKPEVEKIQEKVKRARTQEEKMAANQELMQVYKKYDMNPIKSMLGCLPMLIQLPIIMGLYFVLKDQLVDGLFKYPHFLWFDLGRPDIWITIIAGVLYFIQAYVSSKTMPDEQRQMGYMMMVISPIMIIWISLSSASALGLYWSVSAAFLVVQTHFANIYYEKVAKKEVQPFIEAYEREHNGGSNKKGKNTQVVSKKKKK
- the thiE gene encoding thiamine phosphate synthase is translated as MFNQSYLNVYFICGTSDVPSHRTIHEVLEAALKAGITLFQFREKGESALKGNDKLVLAKELQHLCHQYDVPFIVNDDVSLAKEINADGIHVGQDDAKVKEIAQYFTDKIIGLSISDLDEYAKSDLTHVDYIGVGPIYPTPSKHDAHIPVGPEMIATFKEMNPQLPIVAIGGINTNNVAPIVEAGANGISVISAISKSENIEKTVNRFKDFFNN
- the thiM gene encoding hydroxyethylthiazole kinase, with translation MNYLNKIRIENPLTICYTNDVVKNFTANGLLSIGASPAMSEAPEEAEEFYKVAQALLINIGTLTAENEQDIIAIAQTANEAGLPIVFDPVAVGASTYRKQFCKLLLKSAKVSVIKGNASEILALIDDTATMKGTDSDANLDAVAIAKKAYATYKTAIVITGKEDVIVQDNKAFVLANGSPLLARVTGAGCLLGGVIAGFLFRETEPDIEALIEAVSVFNIAAEVAAENENCGGPGTFSPLLLDTLYHLNETTYQQRIRIQEVE
- the thiD gene encoding bifunctional hydroxymethylpyrimidine kinase/phosphomethylpyrimidine kinase → MIKPKIALTIAGTDPTGGAGVMADLKSFHSCGVYGMGVVTSIVAQNTLGVQHIHNLNHQWVDEQLDSVFNDTLPHAIKTGMIATADTMETIRHYLMQHESIPYVIDPVMLAKSGDSLMDNDTKQNLQHTLLPLADVVTPNLPEAEEITGLTIDSEEKIMQAGRIFINEIGSKGVIIKGGHSNDTDIAKDYLFTNEGVQTFENERFKTKHTHGTGCTFSAVITAELAKGRPLFEAVHKAKKFISMSIQYTPEIGRGRGPVNHFAYLKKEGLDDELSK
- the tenA gene encoding thiaminase II; this encodes MEFSQKLYQAAKPIINDIYEDDFIQKMLSGDIGADALRHYLKADAAYLKEFTNLYALLIPKMNSMNDVKFLVEQIEFMVEGEVLAHDILAQIVGESYEEIIKTKVWPPSGDHYIKHMYFQAHSRENAIYTIAAMAPCPYIYAELAKRSQSDHKLNREKDTAKWFDFYSTEMDDIINVFEALMNKLAESMSDKELEQVKQVFLESCIHERRFFNMAMTLEQWEFGGKVND
- a CDS encoding IS1182-like element ISSau3 family transposase, translating into MYKNYNMTQLTLPIETSVRIPQNDISRYVNEIVETIPDSEFDEFRHHRGATSYHPKMMLKIILYAYTQSVFSGRRIEKLLHDSIRMMWLAQNQTPSYKTINRFRVNPNTDALIESLFIQFHSQCLKQNLIDDNSIFIDGTKVEANANRYTFVWKKSIQNHESKLNENSKALYRDLVEEKIIPEIKEDGDSDLTIEEIDLIGSHLDKEIEDLNHSIQNEDCTQIRKQTRKKRTEIKKFKKKFDDYSERKSKYEEQKSILKDRNSFSKTDHDATFMRMKEDHMKNGQLKPGYNLQIATNSQFVLSYDLFQNPTDTRTLIPFLTMIQNTFGYLPEYIVADAGYGSEQNYMAIIDDFNKTPLITYGMFIKDKTRKFKSDIFNTQNWKYDELNDEFICPNNKRIGFKRYANRNDRYGFKRDFKLYECDDCSACSLRQQCMKPNSKSNKKIMKNYNWEYFKAQINQKLSEPETKKIYSQRKIDVESVFGFMKAILGFTRMSVRGINKVKRELGFVLMALNIRKIAAQRAVHYKINIKKADFHQIINRNQLFYIA